The following coding sequences are from one Paenibacillus sp. FSL R5-0912 window:
- a CDS encoding lysophospholipid acyltransferase family protein, translating to MIYAICCGLLRFIYAILFPLKIVGRENVPKEGGVLLCANHISLLDPMTIGIKLKRQVKYMAKAELFNVPVLGWLIKQLGAFPVKRGGVSKESIKTALNTLRSGNVMGIFPEGTRNSDSGVAKKGAASFALRSGAAVVPAAIIGSYKPFRRMTVVYGAPIDLSSFEGAGSESLEAVTDVIMGRIHEMIQTGKPSTH from the coding sequence ATGATTTATGCAATTTGCTGTGGATTGCTTCGCTTTATTTATGCCATACTGTTCCCGCTTAAGATTGTGGGAAGGGAAAATGTGCCAAAGGAGGGCGGAGTACTGCTCTGCGCAAATCACATCAGCCTGCTCGATCCGATGACGATTGGGATCAAGCTGAAACGACAGGTGAAATACATGGCCAAGGCGGAGCTCTTTAATGTTCCTGTATTAGGCTGGCTCATTAAGCAACTGGGCGCTTTTCCTGTCAAACGTGGCGGCGTAAGCAAAGAATCCATAAAAACGGCCCTTAATACGCTTCGCAGCGGAAATGTTATGGGCATCTTTCCGGAAGGCACGCGCAACTCTGACTCCGGTGTAGCTAAGAAAGGCGCGGCAAGTTTTGCCCTTCGCAGCGGCGCAGCCGTTGTACCTGCAGCTATTATCGGATCTTACAAGCCCTTTCGCCGGATGACTGTTGTTTACGGGGCTCCCATAGATCTCAGTTCGTTTGAAGGAGCAGGAAGTGAATCTCTGGAAGCGGTAACCGATGTTATTATGGGGCGTATCCACGAGATGATCCAAACAGGCAAGCCCAGTACGCATTAA
- the der gene encoding ribosome biogenesis GTPase Der gives MARPVVAIVGRPNVGKSTIFNRLIGDRLAIVEDKPGITRDRIYGVSDWNGKSFSVIDTGGIEIDGEDAILKSIRVQAELAIEEADVIVFMCEAKSGLTSSDEEVAQILFRSGKPIVLAINKVDNMKRTEDIYEFYSLGIGDPIGISGSHGTGIGDLLDAVVERLPDKTDEEYEDDVIRVALIGRPNVGKSSLVNAILGEERVIVSDVAGTTRDAIDTPFERDGQRYVLIDTAGMRKRGKVYENTEKYSVMRAMKAIERADVVLVVINGEEGIIDQDKHIAGYAHDAGKASIFVVNKWDAIEKDDKTMQNFERNIRDHFLFMSYAPVVFLSALTKQRLQKLLPVVQHVAQQHALRITTHLVNDVVSDAVAINPPPTDKGRRLRINYVTQVATKPPTIVVFVNDPSLMHFSYERYLENKLRAAFNFEGTPIRLFTRRKSENEG, from the coding sequence ATGGCAAGACCCGTTGTGGCCATCGTTGGCAGGCCTAACGTCGGTAAATCGACGATTTTTAACAGGCTTATTGGCGATAGACTGGCCATTGTAGAAGATAAACCGGGGATTACACGTGACCGGATATACGGAGTTTCAGATTGGAACGGCAAATCCTTCAGTGTGATTGATACCGGGGGGATTGAAATTGACGGTGAAGACGCCATTCTGAAGTCGATCCGCGTTCAGGCGGAGCTGGCAATTGAAGAAGCGGATGTCATCGTCTTTATGTGCGAGGCGAAGAGCGGACTTACGAGTTCGGATGAAGAAGTTGCACAGATTCTTTTCCGTTCCGGCAAGCCGATCGTTCTGGCTATTAATAAAGTGGATAACATGAAGCGTACCGAAGATATTTATGAATTTTACAGCCTTGGAATTGGCGACCCGATTGGAATTTCAGGAAGCCACGGAACCGGAATCGGAGATTTACTGGATGCGGTTGTTGAACGTCTGCCAGATAAAACCGATGAGGAATATGAGGATGATGTCATTCGTGTAGCGCTGATCGGCCGTCCGAATGTAGGTAAATCCTCGCTGGTGAATGCTATTCTGGGCGAAGAACGCGTAATTGTCAGCGATGTTGCGGGTACTACACGCGATGCGATCGATACACCGTTTGAACGGGATGGCCAACGTTATGTGCTCATTGATACTGCGGGTATGCGTAAACGCGGCAAGGTCTATGAAAACACGGAAAAATACAGCGTTATGAGAGCTATGAAGGCTATTGAGCGTGCTGATGTTGTACTGGTCGTAATCAACGGTGAAGAAGGCATTATCGATCAGGACAAGCATATTGCCGGTTACGCCCATGATGCGGGCAAAGCCTCTATTTTTGTCGTCAACAAATGGGATGCCATCGAGAAAGACGATAAGACGATGCAGAATTTCGAACGCAATATCCGTGATCACTTCCTGTTCATGAGCTATGCGCCAGTGGTGTTCCTGTCTGCGCTTACCAAACAGCGCCTGCAGAAGCTGCTGCCAGTCGTTCAGCATGTCGCACAGCAGCATGCACTCCGGATTACCACGCATCTGGTGAACGATGTGGTATCCGATGCAGTCGCGATCAATCCTCCGCCGACAGACAAAGGACGCCGTCTGCGCATCAACTATGTAACCCAGGTTGCTACGAAGCCGCCGACAATCGTGGTATTCGTGAATGATCCTTCGCTGATGCACTTCTCCTATGAGCGTTATCTGGAGAACAAGCTGCGCGCGGCATTCAATTTCGAAGGCACACCGATCCGTCTATTTACACGGCGCAAATCCGAAAACGAAGGTTAG
- a CDS encoding stage VI sporulation protein F: MSRDFSKDALNAINKKAGKNITEGAIKKLAGTVKPGTTQNEAQLRQLIKQVSAMAKVPVSEATVQEIINAVKKGGAGSGSMESLMKMLLKK; the protein is encoded by the coding sequence GTGAGCAGAGATTTTTCCAAGGATGCTTTGAACGCCATTAACAAGAAGGCGGGCAAGAACATTACGGAAGGTGCCATCAAGAAGCTGGCCGGAACGGTCAAGCCGGGCACCACGCAGAATGAAGCCCAGCTCCGCCAGTTAATTAAGCAGGTGTCAGCAATGGCCAAAGTGCCAGTCAGTGAAGCTACCGTGCAGGAAATCATCAATGCCGTTAAAAAAGGCGGCGCGGGTTCCGGTTCGATGGAGTCTTTAATGAAAATGCTGCTGAAAAAATAG
- the cmk gene encoding (d)CMP kinase: MDRQGTHTYDRINVAIDGPAGAGKSTVARLVARELSYIYVDTGAMYRAITWYMIREGISAEEHELVDQRVQDMNIDLLPEKDVQKVLINGEDMTPHIRSLQVSGQVSQYSKIEGVRSRLSQLQRQMALRKGVVMDGRDIGTTVLPDAEVKIFMTASVEERALRRYKELKDTETVTLQQLEHDIAARDRLDEGREISPLRRAEDAVLLDTTHMDISQAVEAIVSHCRTYVDGERNHL; encoded by the coding sequence TTGGACAGGCAGGGGACACATACTTACGACAGAATTAACGTCGCCATCGACGGACCTGCCGGGGCAGGCAAGAGTACTGTAGCCCGATTGGTAGCACGGGAGCTGTCTTACATTTATGTAGACACGGGTGCAATGTACCGGGCAATCACCTGGTATATGATTCGTGAAGGCATATCTGCGGAGGAGCATGAACTGGTGGATCAGAGGGTCCAGGACATGAATATTGACCTTCTTCCGGAGAAAGACGTGCAGAAAGTGTTGATTAATGGGGAAGACATGACCCCGCATATCCGGAGTCTTCAGGTCAGCGGCCAAGTGTCGCAGTATTCGAAGATCGAGGGTGTAAGATCCAGACTCAGCCAGCTGCAGCGCCAGATGGCACTCCGCAAGGGAGTCGTAATGGATGGCAGGGATATCGGGACAACCGTACTGCCGGATGCCGAAGTGAAGATTTTCATGACGGCAAGTGTGGAGGAGCGTGCTCTCCGTCGTTACAAGGAACTGAAGGATACGGAAACAGTGACTCTCCAACAGCTTGAACATGATATTGCAGCACGGGACCGTCTTGACGAGGGTCGTGAGATTTCACCGCTGCGCCGTGCCGAAGACGCTGTTCTTCTGGATACGACCCATATGGATATCAGTCAGGCCGTGGAAGCCATCGTCTCCCACTGCAGAACTTATGTTGACGGGGAGAGAAATCATCTATGA
- a CDS encoding flagellar brake protein, with the protein MYPKINEYLYLQVASSDAAESEVEYRARIADMEEDTFLIEIPMQESNGRLKKLFVGDELSVYFLTEGGIKNYFNTHVIGFKEEVIRMVRLRKPAVESIFKIQRRSFFRVNAELELAVKDSLGSRFLVRTEDIGGGGTSFLSDAKITLKVGDKLACWLLVAYRNGSTEHVNFEGEIVRIKKLETGRNLVMLKFSSISDSERQKIIRYCFERQFDFRNR; encoded by the coding sequence TTGTATCCCAAAATCAACGAATATTTATACCTGCAGGTTGCTTCCAGCGATGCAGCGGAGTCAGAGGTCGAATACCGGGCAAGAATTGCTGACATGGAGGAAGATACTTTTCTGATAGAAATTCCCATGCAGGAGAGTAACGGGCGGCTGAAAAAATTGTTTGTCGGAGATGAGCTGTCTGTTTATTTTCTTACAGAAGGCGGAATTAAAAATTATTTCAACACCCATGTAATTGGCTTCAAGGAAGAGGTCATCCGGATGGTGCGGCTGCGCAAGCCGGCAGTGGAATCCATCTTCAAGATCCAGCGCCGCAGCTTTTTCCGCGTGAATGCCGAGCTGGAGCTCGCCGTTAAAGATTCTTTGGGCAGCCGCTTTCTGGTGCGGACTGAGGATATCGGCGGTGGAGGGACCTCATTCTTAAGCGATGCCAAAATTACTTTGAAAGTTGGAGATAAGCTGGCCTGCTGGCTGCTGGTAGCATACCGTAACGGCAGCACGGAGCATGTTAATTTCGAAGGTGAAATTGTACGGATCAAAAAGCTCGAAACCGGACGCAATCTGGTCATGCTGAAATTTTCGTCCATTTCTGATTCGGAACGCCAAAAAATAATCCGTTACTGTTTTGAACGCCAATTTGATTTCCGTAACCGGTGA
- a CDS encoding DUF3939 domain-containing protein: MYQVKRRQSLRRAALLPWVGLLLWSLGGCMYPGDSEQRQPGSVYRESVKRVQAAVDDYQEQEGLLPIKTSDEATPRYEKFVVDLNKLQQAGYLDEIPAAAFEKGGSAYFLILDEESDPQVKLMDLVTVQKVNDVQRKVNLYKSAHGGELPAEEEVYPDLTAIDAKKAGTASIKLISVYSGLPLQLLMDKDGTVYADYGADISSAIDKNGGAPEADRDLRLELEQASYYVPVKSLPYLWVDGRPVPQAPLE; this comes from the coding sequence ATGTATCAGGTGAAACGCCGGCAATCGCTGAGAAGAGCAGCCCTGCTGCCTTGGGTTGGCCTACTGCTATGGTCACTTGGGGGCTGCATGTATCCCGGTGATTCTGAGCAGCGGCAGCCAGGCAGCGTGTACCGCGAGAGTGTGAAGCGGGTGCAGGCAGCGGTAGATGACTATCAGGAGCAGGAGGGCCTGCTTCCGATTAAGACCAGCGATGAAGCAACGCCAAGATATGAGAAATTCGTGGTCGATCTTAATAAGCTGCAGCAAGCTGGGTACCTGGATGAAATACCGGCAGCGGCTTTTGAGAAGGGCGGCAGCGCGTATTTTCTGATTCTGGACGAAGAAAGTGATCCTCAGGTGAAGCTGATGGACCTGGTGACCGTGCAGAAGGTTAATGATGTCCAGCGCAAGGTTAACCTCTATAAGTCCGCACATGGTGGAGAACTACCGGCGGAAGAAGAAGTGTATCCGGACCTCACTGCGATTGATGCCAAGAAGGCAGGAACAGCGTCTATTAAGCTGATCAGTGTATATTCCGGCCTGCCCCTGCAGCTCCTTATGGACAAGGACGGAACGGTATACGCTGATTACGGTGCGGATATCAGCTCAGCTATAGATAAGAATGGCGGGGCGCCTGAGGCGGACAGAGACTTGCGTCTGGAGCTGGAGCAGGCGTCGTATTACGTACCCGTTAAGTCATTGCCTTATTTGTGGGTTGACGGCCGGCCGGTTCCGCAGGCTCCGCTGGAATAG
- the rpsA gene encoding 30S ribosomal protein S1, with amino-acid sequence MSEEIKNQEAADNVENNETVEGAEAVESAEAVTGTEEEVTSQEGLEIISLKKGDTVKGTIVKIEDNQAYVSIGYKYDGVIPIRELSSVQLDNAAAAVEVGQEVECKVVSINDNKESLVLSKRAIDSEKSWEDLEKYFASQESFEVTVADVVKGGLVADVGARGFIPASMVERHFVEDFSDYKGRTLRVKVKELDRENSKVILSAKEVLEEEFEANKQKIMSELSEGQIIEGTVQRLTQFGAFVDVGGVDGLVHVSEIAWNHVEKPSDVVSEGDKVRVKVLKVDPEKGKISLSIKAAAPGPWDSAAGQINIGDVVTGEVKRLVNFGAFVELLPGVEGLVHISQISHKHIGTPHEVLKEGQEVQVKVLDFNPSEKRVSLSIKETEEAPAPTARPERSNSRDRAPKEVLNNPNVSLSNEGLSFTLAERFGDKLDKFKGNN; translated from the coding sequence ATGTCTGAAGAAATCAAAAATCAAGAAGCTGCGGATAACGTTGAGAACAACGAAACCGTGGAAGGGGCAGAAGCTGTGGAATCCGCAGAAGCTGTTACTGGTACTGAAGAAGAAGTGACAAGCCAAGAAGGCCTGGAAATCATTTCTTTGAAAAAAGGCGATACCGTGAAAGGAACGATCGTCAAAATCGAAGATAACCAAGCTTATGTAAGCATTGGATATAAATACGACGGCGTCATTCCTATTCGCGAATTGTCTTCCGTACAACTGGACAATGCCGCAGCAGCGGTAGAAGTAGGACAAGAAGTGGAATGCAAGGTTGTCAGCATCAACGACAACAAGGAAAGCCTGGTTCTTTCCAAACGTGCAATTGACAGCGAAAAATCATGGGAAGATCTTGAGAAATACTTCGCTTCCCAGGAATCGTTCGAAGTTACTGTGGCTGACGTTGTCAAAGGCGGCCTCGTGGCTGATGTTGGCGCGCGTGGATTCATTCCGGCTTCCATGGTTGAGCGTCACTTCGTTGAAGATTTCAGCGACTACAAAGGCCGCACATTGCGTGTGAAAGTGAAAGAACTAGACCGTGAGAACAGCAAGGTTATTCTTTCCGCCAAAGAAGTTCTGGAAGAAGAATTCGAAGCTAACAAGCAGAAGATCATGTCCGAGCTGTCTGAAGGACAAATCATCGAAGGTACTGTACAACGTCTGACCCAATTCGGCGCATTTGTGGATGTTGGCGGCGTTGACGGCCTGGTTCACGTATCCGAGATCGCCTGGAACCACGTGGAGAAGCCGTCCGATGTAGTATCCGAAGGTGATAAGGTTCGCGTAAAAGTACTTAAGGTTGATCCTGAAAAAGGCAAAATCAGCCTCAGCATCAAAGCCGCTGCTCCAGGTCCTTGGGATTCCGCAGCCGGCCAGATCAACATTGGCGATGTAGTTACAGGCGAAGTTAAACGCCTTGTGAACTTCGGAGCATTCGTTGAACTGCTTCCAGGCGTTGAAGGCCTTGTGCACATTTCCCAGATCTCCCACAAGCACATTGGCACACCGCATGAAGTGCTCAAAGAAGGACAGGAAGTACAAGTGAAAGTGCTTGACTTCAATCCATCGGAGAAGCGCGTAAGCCTCAGCATCAAGGAAACCGAAGAAGCTCCGGCTCCTACGGCTAGACCTGAACGCAGCAACAGCAGAGACAGAGCGCCTAAAGAAGTGCTGAACAATCCTAACGTATCGCTTAGCAATGAAGGCCTCAGCTTCACACTGGCTGAACGTTTCGGCGACAAGCTGGACAAATTCAAGGGTAACAACTAA
- a CDS encoding 2Fe-2S iron-sulfur cluster-binding protein yields MAPHKKINVTFLPDTRRVSVTHGVSLLEAVHRAGIVLPTRCGGKAGCLMCKVSVDPGESAALRPPSEAERRKLGSLLDQGVRLACQAAVWDDVSVHIPEDPLKAAVRRRLEAARRGEAEDLW; encoded by the coding sequence ATGGCACCTCATAAAAAAATAAATGTCACTTTCCTGCCCGACACCCGGCGTGTCTCCGTAACACATGGAGTATCGCTGCTTGAGGCTGTACACAGAGCCGGAATCGTTCTGCCCACCCGCTGCGGCGGTAAAGCCGGATGCCTGATGTGCAAAGTGTCAGTAGATCCCGGGGAGTCAGCAGCGCTGAGACCTCCTTCAGAGGCGGAGCGCCGCAAGCTGGGCAGCCTGCTGGATCAAGGCGTCCGTCTGGCCTGTCAGGCCGCTGTCTGGGATGATGTGAGCGTGCACATTCCCGAGGACCCGCTTAAGGCGGCCGTACGCCGCAGACTGGAAGCTGCGCGGCGTGGAGAAGCAGAGGACTTATGGTGA
- a CDS encoding NAD(P)H-dependent glycerol-3-phosphate dehydrogenase, with translation MSDKVTVLVAGSWGTALASVLAANHSEVYLWTRKPEQAAEINEAHTNHHFLPGITLPANIIATTDMETAVSGSKAVVIVAPSSGMRQVAHSLKPFWEEDMLCIHATKGFETESMKRMSTVISEELGCNESQVVVLSGPSHAEEVVRLCPTTVVVASPDDSRAAAAQGLFINNDFRVYTNRDQVGVELAGALKNIIALGAGLSDGLGFGDNAKAALLTRGLAEISRVGVELGANPLTFSGLAGLGDLVVTATSKHSRNWRAGSMLGQGKPLAEVLDSMGMVVEGIRTTEAAYAISLKLGVQMPITDQIYHVLFKGRTPRNAVEALMGRDRKTEMEAISQETWEQWHS, from the coding sequence TTGTCTGATAAAGTAACCGTGCTGGTCGCGGGCAGTTGGGGAACTGCGCTGGCCTCTGTGCTGGCGGCTAACCACTCGGAGGTTTATCTGTGGACGCGAAAGCCGGAACAAGCTGCCGAGATTAATGAAGCCCATACGAATCATCATTTTCTGCCGGGAATCACTCTTCCTGCGAACATTATTGCCACTACGGACATGGAGACGGCTGTTTCCGGTTCGAAGGCAGTCGTTATTGTTGCGCCTTCTTCCGGAATGCGTCAGGTTGCGCACAGCCTGAAGCCCTTCTGGGAGGAAGATATGCTCTGTATTCATGCTACGAAGGGCTTTGAGACGGAGAGCATGAAGCGTATGTCGACAGTAATTTCAGAAGAGCTCGGCTGCAATGAAAGTCAGGTCGTTGTCCTATCCGGCCCGAGTCACGCGGAGGAAGTAGTACGGCTCTGTCCGACTACTGTTGTGGTGGCTTCACCTGACGACAGCCGTGCCGCTGCAGCGCAAGGGCTGTTCATTAACAATGACTTCCGGGTATATACCAACCGCGATCAGGTCGGCGTAGAGCTGGCTGGCGCACTTAAGAATATTATCGCGCTGGGTGCAGGGCTATCCGACGGGCTGGGCTTCGGGGACAATGCCAAAGCAGCGCTTCTTACCCGCGGCTTGGCCGAGATTTCCCGCGTCGGTGTAGAGCTTGGGGCGAATCCGCTGACCTTCTCCGGCCTTGCCGGACTCGGGGACCTTGTCGTGACGGCGACCAGCAAGCACAGCCGCAACTGGCGTGCCGGTTCCATGCTGGGCCAGGGCAAGCCGCTGGCAGAGGTGCTGGACTCCATGGGGATGGTAGTGGAAGGTATCCGGACAACGGAAGCTGCTTATGCGATCTCGCTTAAATTAGGTGTGCAGATGCCGATTACGGACCAGATTTATCATGTGCTGTTTAAGGGAAGAACACCGCGTAATGCGGTGGAAGCCTTGATGGGCCGTGACCGCAAGACAGAGATGGAAGCCATTTCACAGGAAACCTGGGAGCAATGGCATTCCTGA
- the plsY gene encoding glycerol-3-phosphate 1-O-acyltransferase PlsY yields the protein MAFELLVIVVSYLLGSISFSVLLARLLKGIDIRQYGSGNAGATNTLRVMGKGPAILVLFLDVLKGIAAVWLGTWAGGWGTWIAVGCGIAAIIGHNWPLYFHFRGGKGIATTIGVMATLVFWPALIAGLIAILAIVLTRYVSLGSLIFVALTPVFLLFTGFTTPELWGSLIIALFAFWRHRSNILKISQGRENKIGSKVKEANRVV from the coding sequence GTGGCGTTTGAACTTCTGGTTATCGTTGTAAGCTATTTGCTTGGCTCTATCAGCTTCAGTGTATTGCTCGCCCGGCTGCTTAAAGGCATTGATATCCGCCAATATGGAAGCGGCAATGCGGGAGCAACCAATACACTGCGTGTGATGGGGAAGGGACCGGCCATACTGGTGCTGTTTCTGGACGTACTGAAGGGAATTGCCGCAGTCTGGCTTGGAACATGGGCCGGCGGCTGGGGAACCTGGATTGCAGTGGGCTGTGGGATCGCTGCTATCATCGGGCATAATTGGCCGCTCTATTTTCACTTTCGCGGAGGGAAAGGCATTGCAACGACAATTGGCGTAATGGCTACGCTTGTATTTTGGCCTGCACTGATTGCGGGCTTGATTGCTATTCTGGCAATCGTTCTGACCCGGTATGTGTCGCTGGGTTCTCTAATCTTCGTGGCATTGACACCGGTATTCCTGTTGTTTACCGGGTTCACAACGCCTGAGCTGTGGGGCAGCCTGATTATCGCACTGTTTGCGTTCTGGCGTCACCGCAGCAATATACTCAAGATTTCACAGGGCCGGGAGAACAAAATCGGCTCCAAAGTTAAGGAGGCGAATCGCGTTGTCTGA
- a CDS encoding DUF2768 family protein, producing MDPMTKMWLSLIAVLIMGLSVFLITFARSRTKGWLRGLLSVLAFVIMLIGILGGAASIM from the coding sequence ATGGATCCGATGACGAAAATGTGGCTGTCTCTGATTGCGGTACTGATTATGGGTTTATCCGTTTTTTTGATTACATTTGCACGCAGCAGGACCAAAGGCTGGCTTAGAGGCTTACTATCCGTACTTGCATTTGTGATTATGCTGATTGGGATATTAGGCGGAGCCGCTTCAATTATGTAA